The proteins below are encoded in one region of Streptomyces sp. NBC_00490:
- a CDS encoding aminotransferase class I/II-fold pyridoxal phosphate-dependent enzyme: MRRTDPEGHGPVRFGPPLPADGLPVLPELSAVLAAAAPFAGSEPVGGGPALLEAACAYWARRGLSAGPERVVAAPGAPSLLLALTAALGGDVLVPRPCAAWWAPYARLLGRPVFHVGTPAECGGVPDPYALLETVRRVRAEGGDPRLLVLSVADDPTATVAPPEAVHEAVEAAVGEGLHVVSDETWRDTVHAPHDTVLIGPAEMLPERVTVVTDLAGALLPSGWPAAVARFPEGEVADDLHARVLDVLTALGARVAAPVAAAAGYALTEPEPVTARVAATVRLHARVAAAAHAAVVASGALARPPRAGRHLYVDLGPLRTALGAHGVGDAQDLEEFLTARLGLPAPGGHRFGDDLGALRVRLSTGSLLAGTDTELEECLSSPSPVELPYTRRALITLKSVFDDLRDDAQRWEPPR; the protein is encoded by the coding sequence ATGCGGCGGACGGACCCCGAAGGCCACGGCCCCGTCCGATTCGGGCCGCCACTGCCCGCCGACGGCCTGCCGGTGCTCCCCGAACTGTCGGCCGTGCTCGCCGCCGCGGCGCCCTTCGCCGGGAGCGAACCCGTCGGCGGCGGCCCCGCCCTGCTGGAGGCCGCCTGCGCATACTGGGCCCGGCGTGGACTGTCCGCCGGGCCCGAGCGTGTGGTGGCGGCGCCCGGCGCCCCCTCGCTGCTGCTCGCCCTGACCGCAGCCCTCGGCGGGGACGTCCTGGTGCCCCGGCCCTGCGCGGCCTGGTGGGCGCCGTACGCGCGCCTGTTGGGAAGACCCGTGTTCCATGTGGGGACACCGGCGGAGTGCGGCGGGGTACCGGACCCGTACGCCCTGCTGGAGACCGTGCGCCGGGTCCGTGCCGAGGGCGGTGATCCCCGGCTGCTCGTGCTGTCCGTCGCCGACGACCCCACCGCCACCGTGGCCCCGCCCGAGGCGGTGCACGAGGCCGTGGAGGCCGCCGTCGGCGAGGGACTGCATGTGGTCAGCGACGAGACCTGGCGCGACACCGTGCACGCCCCGCACGACACCGTGCTGATCGGACCCGCCGAGATGCTGCCCGAGCGGGTCACCGTCGTCACCGATCTCGCCGGTGCCCTGCTGCCGTCGGGCTGGCCCGCCGCCGTCGCCCGCTTCCCCGAGGGGGAGGTCGCCGACGACCTCCACGCGCGCGTGCTGGACGTGCTCACCGCCCTCGGCGCCCGCGTCGCCGCCCCCGTCGCCGCCGCGGCCGGGTACGCGCTCACAGAACCCGAACCGGTCACCGCGCGCGTGGCGGCCACCGTACGTCTGCACGCGCGCGTGGCCGCCGCCGCGCACGCCGCCGTCGTCGCGTCCGGCGCCCTGGCCCGGCCCCCGCGGGCCGGCCGGCATCTCTACGTCGACCTCGGCCCGTTGCGCACCGCGCTCGGCGCGCACGGAGTCGGCGACGCACAGGACCTGGAGGAGTTCCTCACGGCCCGGCTCGGCCTGCCCGCCCCGGGCGGCCATCGCTTCGGCGACGACCTGGGCGCCCTGCGCGTGCGGTTGTCGACCGGATCGCTGCTCGCCGGGACGGACACGGAACTCGAGGAATGCCTCAGTTCGCCCTCACCGGTGGAACTGCCGTACACACGACGCGCGTTGATCACTTTGAAGTCGGTCTTCGACGACCTCCGCGATGACGCTCAGCGATGGGAGCCTCCTCGATGA
- a CDS encoding MBL fold metallo-hydrolase, with protein sequence MTQQSESTSTSTTVRDADDPAALSSFAPPVPPLAEPRPLGEHRVWPRTFHDRLTAPLPGLKAMARFAREGSLRPDRESLADIPRLPFEPGPMPRVDARTVAVSWAGHASWVVRIGGLTILTDPVWSRRILGTPARITPVGVAWNALPPVDAVVISHNHYDHLDAPTLRRLPRDTPVFVPAGLGTWFRRRRFTRITELDWWEAAELDGVRLDFVPAHHWSKRSLTDTCRSLWGGWVLTDRDGQRVYFAGDTGYGHWFTRIGRRYPGIDLALLPIGAYNPRWWLSDVHCDPEEAVRAAQDLGARRMAPMHWGTFVLSAEPVLEPLTRVREAWELAGLNREDLWDLPVGGSQVLD encoded by the coding sequence ATGACGCAGCAGTCCGAGTCGACCAGCACGAGTACGACCGTCCGGGACGCCGACGACCCGGCGGCCCTCTCATCCTTCGCGCCGCCCGTCCCGCCGCTCGCCGAACCCCGGCCGCTGGGCGAACACCGGGTGTGGCCGCGGACCTTCCACGACCGACTGACCGCCCCGCTGCCCGGCCTCAAGGCCATGGCCCGGTTCGCCCGCGAGGGCTCCCTCAGGCCCGACCGGGAGAGCCTCGCCGACATCCCTCGCCTGCCGTTCGAGCCCGGCCCGATGCCCCGCGTGGACGCCCGCACGGTCGCCGTCTCCTGGGCGGGGCACGCCAGTTGGGTGGTGCGGATCGGCGGGCTGACCATCCTCACCGACCCCGTCTGGTCCCGCCGCATCCTCGGCACCCCGGCCCGTATCACCCCGGTCGGCGTCGCCTGGAACGCGCTGCCCCCCGTCGACGCCGTCGTCATCAGCCACAACCACTACGACCATCTCGACGCCCCCACCCTGCGCCGGCTCCCGCGCGACACCCCGGTGTTCGTGCCCGCCGGACTCGGCACCTGGTTCCGCCGCCGCCGCTTCACCCGCATCACCGAGCTGGACTGGTGGGAGGCGGCCGAACTCGACGGCGTCCGCCTCGACTTCGTCCCCGCCCACCACTGGTCCAAGCGCAGCCTCACCGACACCTGCCGCAGTCTGTGGGGCGGCTGGGTCCTCACCGACCGGGACGGACAGCGCGTCTACTTCGCCGGCGACACCGGCTACGGCCACTGGTTCACCCGCATCGGCCGCCGCTACCCCGGCATCGACCTCGCCCTCCTGCCCATCGGCGCCTACAACCCCCGCTGGTGGCTCAGCGACGTCCACTGCGACCCGGAGGAAGCGGTCAGGGCGGCCCAGGACCTGGGCGCGCGCAGGATGGCACCGATGCACTGGGGCACGTTCGTCCTGTCGGCGGAACCGGTCCTGGAACCCCTGACGCGAGTACGGGAGGCCTGGGAGTTGGCAGGCCTGAACAGGGAGGACCTGTGGGACCTACCGGTAGGAGGATCCCAGGTACTCGATTAG
- a CDS encoding DedA family protein has product MSWLAAASTAPGATQQALGYPSLFLLVLIGALVPVVPTGALVSTAAVVAFHQTAPFSLALVFVTASLAAFLGDATLYWLGRRGMKSKNGSRWLEAIRSRAPEERLAQAQEKLADHGVAVLVLSRLVPAGRLPVMLACLMAKWPMRRFVRGNFPACLAWAVTYQLIGILGGSLFKEPWEGVVAAVVLTVVISVAPGLWRRVRSAA; this is encoded by the coding sequence GTGAGCTGGCTGGCGGCCGCGTCGACGGCGCCGGGGGCGACGCAGCAGGCGCTCGGGTATCCGTCGCTGTTCCTGCTGGTGCTGATCGGGGCGTTGGTGCCGGTGGTGCCGACGGGGGCGCTGGTGAGTACGGCGGCGGTGGTGGCGTTCCATCAGACGGCGCCCTTCTCTCTGGCCCTGGTGTTCGTGACGGCGTCGCTGGCCGCGTTCCTCGGGGACGCGACGCTGTACTGGCTGGGGCGGCGGGGGATGAAGTCGAAGAACGGGTCGCGGTGGCTGGAGGCGATCCGGTCGCGGGCGCCGGAGGAGCGGCTTGCGCAGGCGCAGGAGAAGCTGGCCGATCACGGGGTGGCGGTGTTGGTGTTGTCCCGGCTCGTGCCGGCCGGCCGGCTTCCCGTGATGCTGGCCTGTCTGATGGCGAAGTGGCCGATGCGCAGGTTTGTCCGCGGCAACTTCCCGGCGTGCCTTGCCTGGGCGGTCACTTACCAGCTGATCGGCATTCTGGGTGGGTCGCTGTTCAAGGAGCCTTGGGAAGGGGTGGTGGCTGCGGTGGTACTGACCGTGGTCATCAGTGTGGCGCCCGGGCTGTGGCGGCGGGTTCGGTCTGCCGCTTGA
- a CDS encoding MBL fold metallo-hydrolase, with protein MPVEITWWGHATCTVEDSDVRVLTDPLFARRLAHLRRRRGAVPGPAAWRADVALVSHLHADHLHVPSLARLAPGTRLLVPRGAAQAVPGLRRLAHLQVDEVVPGDETVIGDVVVRTVPARHDGRRLPLGPHRSPALGYVVEGEARTYFAGDTGLFDEMAKEVGPVDVALLPVGGWGPYLGEGHLDAGRAAEALARLEPVSAVPVHYGTYWPIGMDAVRPHEFHAPGEEFVRLAAERAPGVAVHLLEHGQSVRPKVAR; from the coding sequence GTGCCGGTGGAGATCACCTGGTGGGGTCACGCCACCTGCACGGTCGAGGACTCGGACGTCCGCGTGCTCACCGATCCTCTGTTCGCCCGCCGGCTCGCGCATCTGCGCCGCCGCCGCGGGGCGGTGCCGGGGCCCGCCGCCTGGCGCGCGGACGTGGCGCTCGTCTCCCATCTGCACGCCGACCACCTGCACGTTCCCTCGCTGGCCCGGCTCGCGCCGGGCACCCGCCTGCTCGTCCCCCGGGGCGCCGCCCAGGCCGTGCCGGGGCTGCGCCGCCTCGCCCATCTCCAGGTCGACGAGGTGGTGCCCGGGGACGAGACGGTGATCGGGGACGTGGTCGTACGGACCGTCCCGGCCCGGCACGACGGGCGACGGCTGCCCCTGGGACCGCACCGCTCCCCCGCGCTCGGCTACGTCGTCGAGGGCGAGGCGCGCACCTACTTCGCCGGGGACACCGGGCTGTTCGACGAGATGGCCAAGGAGGTCGGGCCGGTCGACGTGGCGCTGCTGCCGGTCGGCGGCTGGGGACCGTACCTGGGCGAAGGGCATCTGGACGCGGGGCGGGCGGCCGAGGCGCTGGCCCGGCTCGAACCGGTGAGCGCGGTGCCGGTGCACTACGGCACGTACTGGCCGATCGGGATGGACGCCGTGCGCCCCCACGAATTCCACGCCCCCGGCGAGGAGTTCGTGCGGCTCGCGGCCGAGCGTGCGCCGGGCGTGGCGGTGCATCTGCTGGAGCACGGGCAGAGTGTGCGCCCCAAGGTGGCCCGGTGA
- a CDS encoding alkaline phosphatase family protein, with amino-acid sequence MRGVRGGRWRRVASQTGRSVAVWAVSTITMLVLAGILPEFQLRSADGDSATDIAVTAALGAGAFGVLSALVWPLLVRLLLLVPALVLGLLVFFLNGALLLVALRLNPTERGAAAWETAVVVAAVMSAVASATGAALAVRDDDAYRRRLYRLADRRRGAGPGGPVTPGTVFLQLDGVGHDVLEAAVKKGLMPTVAQWLDGTHRLTPWRTDWSSQTGASQLGILHGSNEDVPAFRWYEKDSQEVMVCNRPTSAAELQRRAVARTGDGGLLSADGASRGNLFSGGADEQALVLSIATRRRSRETRSRSGYFAYFSDPANAVRTALSFFAEVGREIAQSTRSRARRARPRVKRGGLYPFIRAFATVVERDVVVAAVMGDMLAGRTAVYADLVAYDEVAHHSGPHSRDAEKVLERLDRSLALIENVAEHAPRPYRIVVLSDHGQSPGETFRTRYGLSLGDLVRAGCGLPVPRKAQRTHSGAEARAAVRAALRIRVEERDEQRRPSHRRSEPLVLASGNLGLVSFPDVPHRMTKEEIDARHPALLTTLANHPGIGFLLVRSQEHGGVVLGPFGTEIPVDRLDEEPGPLAAFGPGAADVVRRTHGFAHTADIMVNSWYDPIDGEVLAFEEQIGSHGGLGGAQGRPFLLSPVVLSAPVADTEELVGAEQVHRVLSRWLRESDGPQVPLTTRQDEERRAA; translated from the coding sequence GTGCGGGGCGTGCGAGGCGGGCGTTGGCGGAGGGTCGCCAGTCAGACGGGGCGGAGCGTCGCGGTGTGGGCGGTCTCCACGATCACCATGCTCGTGCTCGCCGGCATCCTGCCGGAGTTCCAGCTCCGGTCCGCGGACGGTGACAGCGCCACCGACATCGCGGTCACCGCGGCCCTGGGCGCCGGCGCCTTCGGTGTGCTGTCGGCGCTGGTCTGGCCGCTTCTCGTACGGCTCCTGCTGCTGGTGCCCGCCCTCGTGCTGGGCCTGCTGGTGTTCTTCCTCAACGGCGCGCTGCTCCTCGTGGCGCTGCGGCTGAACCCGACCGAGCGAGGCGCGGCCGCGTGGGAGACCGCGGTCGTGGTCGCCGCCGTGATGTCGGCCGTCGCCTCCGCCACCGGCGCCGCCCTGGCGGTGCGCGACGACGACGCCTACCGGCGCCGGCTCTACCGGCTCGCCGACCGCCGCCGCGGCGCGGGACCGGGCGGCCCCGTCACGCCGGGGACGGTCTTCCTCCAGCTGGACGGCGTCGGTCACGACGTCCTGGAGGCGGCGGTGAAGAAGGGCCTCATGCCCACCGTCGCCCAGTGGCTGGACGGCACCCACCGGCTCACCCCGTGGCGCACCGACTGGTCCAGCCAGACCGGCGCCAGCCAGCTCGGCATCCTGCACGGCAGCAACGAGGACGTGCCGGCCTTCCGCTGGTACGAGAAGGACAGCCAGGAGGTGATGGTCTGCAACCGCCCCACCAGCGCCGCCGAGCTCCAGCGCCGGGCGGTGGCCCGTACCGGTGACGGCGGGCTGCTCAGCGCCGACGGCGCCAGCCGCGGCAACCTCTTCAGCGGCGGCGCCGACGAGCAGGCTCTCGTGCTGTCCATCGCCACCCGCCGGCGCAGCCGCGAGACCCGCTCCCGGTCGGGCTACTTCGCATACTTCTCCGACCCGGCCAACGCCGTCCGCACGGCCCTGTCGTTCTTCGCCGAGGTCGGCCGGGAGATCGCGCAGTCGACCAGGAGCCGTGCCCGCCGGGCCCGTCCCCGCGTCAAGCGCGGCGGTCTCTACCCGTTCATCCGCGCCTTCGCGACCGTCGTCGAACGGGACGTGGTCGTCGCCGCGGTGATGGGCGACATGCTCGCCGGCCGCACCGCCGTCTACGCCGACCTCGTCGCCTACGACGAGGTCGCCCACCACTCCGGACCGCACAGCCGCGACGCCGAGAAGGTCCTCGAACGCCTCGACCGTTCCCTCGCGTTGATCGAGAACGTCGCCGAGCACGCCCCGCGCCCGTACCGGATCGTCGTCCTGTCCGACCACGGCCAGAGCCCCGGCGAGACCTTCCGCACCCGCTACGGCCTCTCCCTCGGCGACCTGGTGCGGGCGGGCTGCGGCCTGCCGGTGCCCCGCAAGGCACAGCGCACCCACAGCGGCGCCGAGGCCCGCGCGGCCGTGCGGGCCGCGCTGCGCATCCGCGTCGAGGAGCGCGACGAGCAGCGCCGGCCCTCGCACCGCCGCTCGGAGCCGCTCGTGCTGGCCTCCGGCAACCTCGGCCTGGTCTCCTTCCCGGACGTGCCCCACCGGATGACCAAGGAGGAGATCGACGCCCGTCACCCCGCCCTGCTGACCACGCTCGCCAACCACCCCGGCATCGGCTTCCTCCTCGTCCGCAGTCAGGAGCACGGGGGAGTGGTGCTGGGCCCGTTCGGTACGGAGATCCCGGTCGACCGACTCGACGAGGAACCGGGCCCGTTGGCCGCCTTCGGGCCCGGCGCCGCCGACGTCGTACGCCGCACGCACGGCTTCGCGCACACCGCCGACATCATGGTCAACTCCTGGTACGACCCGATCGACGGCGAAGTCCTCGCCTTCGAGGAGCAGATCGGCTCGCACGGCGGGCTCGGCGGCGCCCAGGGCCGGCCGTTCCTGCTGTCGCCCGTCGTCCTGTCCGCGCCCGTGGCGGACACCGAGGAACTCGTCGGCGCCGAGCAGGTCCACCGCGTCCTGAGCCGGTGGCTGCGTGAATCCGACGGCCCCCAGGTGCCTTTGACGACCCGTCAGGACGAGGAGCGGCGCGCGGCCTAG
- a CDS encoding ATP-binding protein, with protein sequence MQAAVTVTPARIPELLLGLATVRPVFIWGAPGIGKSSLVREFAESLGLECVSLLGTQLAPEDLIGVPQIRDGRSVFCPPEAIARDEPYCLFLDELNAASPDVQKAFYSLILDRRIGSYDLPAGSIVIGAGNRATDNALARPIASALVNRLAHVHLEASAKDWLVWAAGNGIHPWVLDHLIDRPDHLWSKPPKTEEPFSTPRSWHMLSDALHSFGHGLDEETLKVIAHGTLTPAHAVAFCGYVKIVRGQYGIEAIIKGDARWPHRMADRDLLYYLAESFRGRLVKELPASKEHLSASAQQTAYRAKSLLVQLAEISVEVAQSVIAPDTDGNPLLPAWFLVEAARDMPRLVEARQ encoded by the coding sequence GTGCAGGCTGCCGTCACCGTCACTCCCGCCCGGATCCCGGAGTTGCTGCTCGGTCTCGCGACCGTGCGGCCGGTCTTCATCTGGGGCGCCCCCGGCATCGGAAAGTCCTCCCTGGTACGGGAGTTCGCCGAGTCCCTGGGACTGGAGTGCGTGAGTCTGCTGGGCACCCAGCTCGCTCCCGAGGACCTGATCGGCGTGCCGCAGATCCGTGACGGACGCTCGGTGTTCTGCCCGCCGGAGGCGATCGCCCGCGACGAGCCGTACTGCCTGTTCCTGGACGAGCTCAACGCGGCGAGCCCGGATGTGCAGAAGGCGTTCTACTCGCTGATCCTGGACCGCCGTATCGGCAGCTACGACCTCCCGGCCGGCTCGATCGTGATCGGCGCCGGCAACCGGGCCACCGACAACGCCCTCGCCCGCCCCATCGCCTCCGCGCTGGTCAACCGGCTCGCCCATGTCCATCTGGAGGCCTCCGCGAAGGACTGGCTCGTGTGGGCCGCGGGCAACGGCATCCACCCCTGGGTCCTGGACCACCTCATCGACCGGCCCGACCACCTGTGGTCCAAGCCGCCCAAGACCGAGGAGCCGTTCTCCACGCCCCGCTCCTGGCACATGCTCTCCGACGCCCTGCACTCCTTCGGCCACGGCCTCGACGAGGAGACGCTGAAGGTGATCGCGCACGGCACGCTGACCCCCGCGCACGCCGTCGCGTTCTGCGGCTACGTCAAGATCGTGCGCGGCCAGTACGGCATCGAGGCGATCATCAAGGGCGACGCCCGCTGGCCGCACCGCATGGCGGACCGCGACCTCCTGTACTACCTCGCCGAGTCCTTCCGCGGCCGTCTGGTCAAGGAGCTGCCCGCCAGCAAGGAGCACCTCTCCGCGTCCGCCCAGCAGACGGCGTACCGCGCCAAGTCGCTGCTCGTGCAGCTCGCCGAGATCTCGGTGGAGGTCGCGCAGAGCGTCATCGCCCCGGACACCGACGGCAACCCGCTGCTGCCCGCCTGGTTCCTGGTCGAGGCCGCCCGTGACATGCCGCGGCTGGTGGAGGCGCGGCAGTGA
- a CDS encoding vWA domain-containing protein, with protein MSRTRAAKPPKKDLAAEAFAEGMRLVRANRALAAIGFSTCRKQDCPHSPASGLVRVDSDGTLHVHPTRRADPVDWAWAIAHAVIHLGFGHVPAKEGRRTQPDRLERAARCVVVNRFLLGFPIGRTPEDLPPSYPDGDEEQLAARWRRDGVPPVYEHCGTAGREPDQLLVPWDVWTGGAPKDWQLDFAHALTRTVATAMDVAGGRRASMRGGSTRLQPWERALSWFVSSYPLLGGIAAGITLVADAELARAHDISVAAVNAELAEIYINPLRELDDEEWRFVLAHEMLHAALRHGDRCGTRDPYLFNVACDYVINGWLADMQVGTMPDGLLHDPGLKDLSAEEVYDRIAGDMRRMRRLGTLRGKGLGDVLGGPLGSPRDYVDLDEFYRRGLGMGLDLHQEQSRGFLPGGLVEEIRALSHPPLPWDAQLARWFDEFVPRPEPLRTYARPSRRQSSTPDIPRAGRYFPPEEIARCTFGVVLDTSGSMDRTLLGKALGAIASYAEARDVPAARVVFCDAAPHDAGYLPVTEIAGRVRVRGRGGTVLQPGIDLLHRADDFPPGAPVLVITDGWCDVLRVRREHAYLIPEGARLPFSPRGPVFRVSRARV; from the coding sequence GTGAGCCGTACGCGCGCCGCGAAGCCGCCGAAGAAGGACCTCGCGGCCGAGGCCTTCGCCGAGGGAATGCGGCTGGTGCGGGCCAACCGGGCCCTCGCCGCGATCGGGTTCAGCACCTGCCGCAAGCAGGACTGCCCGCACTCGCCCGCCTCCGGGCTGGTCCGCGTCGACTCCGACGGCACCCTGCACGTCCACCCCACCCGGCGCGCCGACCCCGTCGACTGGGCCTGGGCCATCGCCCACGCCGTCATCCACCTCGGCTTCGGCCACGTCCCGGCGAAGGAGGGCCGCCGCACCCAGCCCGACCGGTTGGAGCGGGCCGCCCGCTGCGTCGTCGTCAACCGCTTCCTGCTCGGCTTCCCCATCGGCCGCACCCCCGAGGACCTGCCGCCGTCCTACCCCGACGGCGACGAGGAACAGCTCGCCGCACGCTGGCGCCGCGACGGCGTCCCGCCCGTGTACGAGCACTGCGGCACGGCGGGCCGTGAACCGGACCAACTGCTCGTGCCCTGGGACGTGTGGACGGGCGGCGCCCCGAAGGATTGGCAGCTGGACTTCGCGCACGCCCTCACCCGTACCGTCGCCACCGCCATGGACGTGGCGGGCGGCCGCCGTGCGTCGATGCGCGGCGGCTCCACCCGACTCCAGCCGTGGGAGCGGGCGTTGAGCTGGTTCGTCTCCTCCTACCCGCTGCTCGGCGGCATCGCGGCCGGTATCACCCTGGTCGCCGACGCCGAACTGGCCCGCGCCCACGACATCTCCGTCGCCGCGGTCAACGCCGAACTCGCCGAGATCTACATCAACCCGCTGCGCGAACTCGACGACGAGGAATGGCGGTTCGTCCTCGCCCACGAGATGCTGCACGCCGCCCTGCGCCACGGCGACCGCTGCGGCACCCGCGACCCGTACCTGTTCAACGTGGCCTGCGACTACGTCATCAACGGCTGGCTGGCCGACATGCAGGTCGGCACGATGCCCGACGGGCTGCTCCACGACCCCGGGCTGAAGGACCTGTCCGCGGAGGAGGTCTACGACCGTATCGCCGGCGACATGCGCCGGATGCGCCGCCTGGGCACCCTGCGCGGCAAGGGCCTCGGCGACGTCCTCGGCGGCCCGCTCGGCTCGCCCCGGGACTACGTCGACCTCGACGAGTTCTACCGCCGCGGCCTCGGCATGGGCCTGGACCTGCACCAGGAGCAGTCACGCGGGTTCCTGCCCGGCGGTCTGGTCGAGGAGATCCGCGCACTCAGCCACCCACCACTGCCTTGGGACGCCCAACTCGCGCGCTGGTTCGACGAGTTCGTGCCCCGCCCTGAACCCCTGCGGACGTACGCGCGCCCCTCCCGCCGCCAGTCGTCCACCCCCGACATCCCGCGCGCGGGCCGGTACTTCCCGCCCGAGGAGATCGCCCGCTGCACCTTCGGCGTCGTCCTGGACACCTCCGGGTCCATGGACCGGACCCTGCTCGGCAAGGCGCTCGGCGCGATCGCCTCGTACGCCGAGGCCCGGGACGTACCGGCGGCGCGCGTCGTGTTCTGCGACGCGGCCCCCCACGACGCCGGTTATCTGCCGGTCACCGAGATCGCGGGCCGGGTCCGGGTGCGCGGTCGCGGCGGTACGGTCCTGCAGCCCGGGATCGACCTGCTGCACCGGGCCGACGACTTCCCGCCCGGCGCGCCCGTGTTGGTGATCACGGACGGCTGGTGCGATGTGCTGAGGGTGCGGCGCGAACACGCGTATCTGATCCCGGAGGGCGCGCGGCTGCCGTTCAGCCCGCGCGGGCCGGTCTTCAGGGTGAGCCGCGCCCGAGTGTGA
- a CDS encoding OsmC family protein, with translation MATTRSAHTVWEGNLLEGNGVVTFDSSGAIAEQPVTWAARTQEANGKTSPEELIAAAHSSCFSMAFSHALAGAGTPPTKLLTSADVTFQPGEGITGIHLTVEGTVPGLDEDGFVAAAEQAKVNCPVSQALKAVPITLSAKLA, from the coding sequence GTGGCTACCACGCGCTCCGCACACACCGTCTGGGAAGGCAACCTGCTCGAGGGCAACGGAGTCGTCACCTTCGACTCCTCCGGCGCCATCGCCGAGCAGCCGGTGACGTGGGCTGCCCGCACGCAGGAGGCCAACGGCAAGACCAGCCCCGAGGAGCTGATCGCGGCCGCCCACTCCAGCTGCTTCTCGATGGCGTTCTCGCACGCCCTCGCGGGGGCCGGCACCCCGCCCACCAAGCTCCTCACCTCCGCCGACGTCACCTTCCAGCCGGGCGAGGGCATCACCGGCATCCACCTCACCGTCGAGGGCACCGTGCCGGGCCTCGACGAGGACGGCTTCGTCGCCGCGGCGGAGCAGGCCAAGGTGAACTGCCCCGTCAGCCAGGCCCTCAAGGCCGTACCGATCACCCTGTCGGCGAAGCTCGCCTGA